The region CGGGCAGGTAGCATGGACGGCGTGAGGCGTTCCCTGCTCCTGCTCGCGCTGCTGTGCCCGGCCCTGGGCAGCTGCCGCTACAACTTCGTGCCGCTGATTCCCGGGCAGATCGAACCGGAACTTCCGGCGCGCGTGACCGGCGCGGCCCTGACCCGCGACGGCGAGCGGCTCTTGCTGCGCGCCCAGGTAGACGGCCCGATCACGCCGGGGTTCCTGAGCGTGGCGTGGTTCAACGGCACCCAGGCCATCGGCACCGACAGCGTGTACCTGGACGCCGCGCAGCGCGCCGCGACCTTCGAACTGCGCGCCCCGGACAAGGGCGCGTACCGGGCGGTCCTGTCGTTCGGCGGCGCGGTGCTGCGGCAGGTGGAACTGTACGAGGTCAAGCCGTGAGGGCATGGCGCGGCGTCGTGGAGTGGACGGCGGGGCAGCGCGAGCGCTTCGTGTGGCGCGACGGCCGCCTGGAGCCGCTGCGGGTGGAGGCCCGGCCCGCGCCGGTGAACTACGGGTGCCTGCCGGGCACCCTGAACCCGGCCGATGACGCCGAGGTGGACGCCGTGTGGCTGGGCGAGCCGCTGGCGGTCGGCACGGTGCGCGAGGGGGCCCCGGCGGCCCTGCTGCACCTGCACGACGGGGATCACAAGGTGATCTTCAGCGTGGGGCCGGTGCAGGGCGCGGCCCTTCATGGGCTGCTGGCGTGGTTCCCGCCCGAGCGGGGCGCGACCGTGCAGGACGCCCACGCCGCGCAGGCGTGGCTGGACGAACTGGCCGCCGCGCGGCCCGGGTGACGGTCAGGGGGACGCCGTTCCGGCCGGACCCCGGGCGTCCTGCGCCGCCCAGTCGAGCGTCAGGGTGCGCAGCTGCCCCGCCACCCAGGTCATCGCGTCGCTGGCCGGGTACGTGACGGCGCTGTGGTCCTCCC is a window of Deinococcus grandis DNA encoding:
- a CDS encoding inorganic pyrophosphatase; translated protein: MRAWRGVVEWTAGQRERFVWRDGRLEPLRVEARPAPVNYGCLPGTLNPADDAEVDAVWLGEPLAVGTVREGAPAALLHLHDGDHKVIFSVGPVQGAALHGLLAWFPPERGATVQDAHAAQAWLDELAAARPG